A region from the Nonlabens sp. YIK11 genome encodes:
- the serC gene encoding 3-phosphoserine/phosphohydroxythreonine transaminase: MLKYNFSAGPCVLPQEVLKKAADAILNFNDLSILEISHRSKDFIAVMDKAQALALEHLGLTGKGYSALYLGGGASMQFLMVAYNLLEKKAAYLNTGTWSDKAIKEAKMFGEVNVVASSKDDNYNHIPKGYTVPDDVDYFHFQTNNTIFGTQLHETPEVNVPLVCDMSSDIMSRKRDFEKYDLIYAGAQKNMGPAGTTLVVVKDEILGKVSRQIPSMLNYKVHIEKESMFNTPPVFPIYATMLTLEWLKDNGGIDWIEKINDQKAEMVYSEIDRNPLFKGFVINKEDRSKMNATFSLHDESLAERFNAMVKEAGINGLNGHRSVGGYRASMYNALSVESVQTLVDTMKELERTA; the protein is encoded by the coding sequence ATGCTTAAGTATAATTTTAGCGCCGGTCCATGCGTGCTACCACAAGAAGTTCTCAAAAAAGCAGCTGATGCTATCCTCAACTTCAACGATTTAAGTATTCTTGAGATTTCTCACCGCAGCAAGGATTTTATCGCTGTAATGGATAAAGCACAAGCACTGGCACTAGAACATTTAGGATTGACAGGTAAAGGATATTCAGCTTTGTATTTAGGTGGTGGCGCTAGTATGCAATTTCTTATGGTAGCCTATAACTTATTGGAAAAAAAGGCCGCTTATTTGAATACGGGAACCTGGTCTGATAAAGCGATCAAAGAAGCTAAAATGTTTGGTGAAGTAAATGTGGTGGCCTCATCAAAAGATGACAATTACAATCACATTCCAAAAGGTTATACCGTACCTGATGATGTGGATTACTTTCACTTCCAGACAAATAATACCATTTTTGGAACACAATTACATGAAACGCCAGAGGTAAATGTACCATTAGTTTGTGACATGAGTAGTGATATCATGTCTCGTAAGCGTGATTTTGAAAAATATGATTTGATCTATGCCGGTGCCCAGAAAAATATGGGACCAGCTGGTACCACACTTGTAGTGGTTAAAGATGAAATTCTAGGAAAGGTTTCCAGACAAATTCCTTCCATGCTCAATTATAAAGTTCACATTGAGAAGGAATCCATGTTCAACACGCCACCTGTATTTCCTATCTATGCTACTATGTTGACATTGGAGTGGTTGAAAGATAATGGAGGCATTGATTGGATTGAAAAAATCAATGACCAAAAGGCAGAAATGGTATATAGCGAGATTGATAGAAACCCGTTGTTTAAAGGGTTTGTAATCAACAAAGAAGATCGTTCAAAAATGAACGCTACCTTTTCTCTACATGATGAATCACTTGCAGAGCGCTTTAATGCCATGGTAAAAGAAGCTGGAATCAACGGTTTGAATGGTCACAGATCTGTAGGTGGCTACCGCGCCAGCATGTACAATGCTTTGAGTGTGGAAAGTGTGCAGACCTTAGTAGATACCATGAAAGAACTGGAACGTACGGCTTAA
- a CDS encoding STAS/SEC14 domain-containing protein, whose amino-acid sequence MIKLVNRENPDILAFMIKTQMEQEDVDWLVERIDQKYSRTKTAVSLYVKFEDFEELTLSTSWEYFKMLLEYVIDLIKSVKKVAVVTANAALRKKLNMEFMLIPTISCKTFDVDEDHESLEWLEK is encoded by the coding sequence ATGATTAAACTCGTCAATAGAGAGAATCCAGATATTCTCGCCTTCATGATCAAAACCCAGATGGAACAAGAAGATGTGGACTGGCTGGTAGAACGCATTGACCAGAAATACTCGAGAACCAAAACTGCCGTGTCTCTCTATGTAAAGTTTGAGGATTTTGAAGAACTTACCTTGAGCACTTCCTGGGAATATTTTAAAATGCTGCTGGAATATGTAATTGACCTCATCAAATCGGTCAAAAAGGTGGCTGTAGTGACCGCTAACGCTGCCCTAAGAAAAAAATTGAATATGGAGTTTATGTTGATCCCAACGATTAGCTGTAAAACTTTTGATGTCGATGAAGATCATGAATCGCTTGAATGGCTTGAGAAATAA
- a CDS encoding NAD(P)-dependent oxidoreductase, translating into MSKKVLANDGVSQSGIDKLKANGYEVITTNVAQEQLQDYINKHEIDVLLVRSATTARQDLIDNCPSLKIIGRGGVGMDNIDVQYARDKGLKVINTPAASSASVAELVFAHLYGGVRFLYDSNRNMPLEGDSNFKGLKKAYGAGVELRGKTIGIIGIGRIGQEVAKIAAGVGMKVIAHDSFAEKAPTISWKLFDGQEIKVEIPLVEKEELLKTSDFVTLHVPAQKEYVLGKKEFAMMKKGSAVVNAARGGVLDEVALVEALENEHLSFAALDVFEKEPAPEVTLMMNSKLSLTPHIGAATNEAQDRIGEELADQIIAILG; encoded by the coding sequence ATGAGTAAAAAGGTACTGGCCAATGATGGCGTTTCCCAAAGCGGAATAGATAAATTGAAAGCTAACGGTTATGAAGTCATAACCACAAATGTGGCTCAAGAGCAACTACAGGATTACATCAATAAACATGAGATTGACGTGTTACTAGTACGATCTGCGACTACCGCTCGTCAAGATCTTATTGACAACTGTCCTAGCCTTAAAATCATAGGTCGTGGCGGTGTAGGTATGGATAACATTGATGTACAATATGCTCGAGATAAAGGACTTAAAGTCATCAACACACCTGCAGCGAGCAGCGCTAGTGTGGCAGAACTTGTTTTTGCACACTTATATGGTGGTGTGAGGTTCTTGTACGATTCCAATAGAAACATGCCACTAGAAGGTGATAGTAATTTTAAAGGATTGAAAAAAGCGTACGGTGCTGGTGTTGAACTGCGTGGCAAAACTATAGGGATTATCGGTATAGGACGTATAGGACAAGAAGTTGCTAAAATCGCTGCTGGAGTTGGAATGAAGGTAATCGCTCACGATAGCTTTGCAGAAAAAGCACCAACCATTTCATGGAAACTTTTTGACGGTCAGGAAATCAAAGTAGAGATTCCGCTAGTGGAAAAAGAGGAACTGCTCAAAACTTCGGATTTTGTTACCCTTCACGTTCCTGCTCAAAAAGAGTATGTCTTAGGCAAAAAAGAATTTGCCATGATGAAAAAAGGAAGCGCTGTAGTTAACGCTGCTCGTGGTGGAGTCCTAGATGAAGTTGCACTGGTAGAAGCTCTAGAAAATGAGCACTTAAGTTTTGCAGCCTTGGACGTTTTTGAAAAAGAGCCTGCTCCAGAAGTTACCCTCATGATGAACAGTAAATTGTCACTTACACCTCACATCGGTGCAGCGACTAATGAAGCTCAGGACCGTATAGGTGAAGAACTGGCAGATCAGATCATAGCTATTTTAGGATAA
- a CDS encoding efflux RND transporter periplasmic adaptor subunit, with protein sequence MKQFLLFLGLCTILSSCTHKKEEAHESTKYLVSSPIQMDTVITKDYISQIHSIRNIELRALERGYLKSINIDEGQTVSKGQSLFRIMPNVYQAELQKAQAEANVARIELKNTQLLSDGNVVSPNELAMSKAKLDKALAEVSMAQIHLGFTNVKAPFDGIVDHLRVREGSLLEEGELLTTLSDNSEMWVYFNVPEAEYLDYAMSKDQGDKKHVRLLMANNKEFPHEGIVETIEGEFNNETGNIAFRATFPNPEGILRHGETGSVLMTIPLTKAIIIPQKATFEVLDKRFVFVIDENGIVQQREITVGTELPNLFVVEKGLATTDKILLEGIRLVKAGDHIEYEFVQPKKSISSLDLYAE encoded by the coding sequence ATGAAACAATTCCTATTGTTTTTAGGGCTCTGCACAATCTTAAGCAGTTGTACTCATAAAAAAGAAGAAGCACACGAATCCACTAAATATCTAGTAAGTAGTCCTATCCAAATGGATACGGTCATCACTAAAGATTACATAAGCCAAATACATTCTATACGCAATATAGAGTTGAGAGCGCTGGAAAGAGGTTACCTCAAAAGCATCAATATTGACGAAGGGCAAACCGTCTCAAAAGGGCAGTCTTTGTTTAGAATCATGCCTAACGTTTATCAGGCCGAGTTGCAGAAAGCGCAGGCAGAAGCAAATGTTGCCAGAATCGAGCTTAAAAATACCCAACTATTATCAGACGGTAATGTAGTTTCTCCCAACGAACTAGCGATGTCAAAGGCAAAACTTGACAAAGCACTGGCCGAGGTTTCCATGGCTCAAATTCATTTAGGATTCACTAATGTAAAAGCACCGTTTGATGGTATCGTTGATCATTTAAGAGTTAGAGAAGGAAGCCTTTTAGAAGAAGGAGAATTACTTACTACACTCTCTGACAACAGTGAAATGTGGGTTTATTTTAATGTCCCAGAAGCCGAATATCTGGATTATGCCATGAGTAAGGATCAAGGCGATAAGAAGCATGTTCGTCTTTTAATGGCAAACAATAAAGAGTTCCCACATGAAGGTATTGTAGAAACCATTGAAGGTGAATTCAACAATGAAACTGGAAACATCGCTTTCAGAGCGACTTTTCCAAATCCAGAAGGAATTTTAAGACACGGTGAAACTGGTAGCGTATTGATGACCATACCTTTAACGAAGGCCATCATCATTCCTCAAAAAGCAACCTTTGAAGTTTTAGACAAGCGTTTTGTATTTGTTATTGATGAAAACGGTATCGTACAACAACGTGAGATCACCGTTGGTACAGAACTTCCCAATCTTTTTGTAGTAGAAAAAGGCCTTGCCACAACAGATAAGATTTTACTGGAAGGTATTCGACTTGTAAAAGCTGGAGATCATATTGAATATGAATTTGTACAGCCTAAAAAGTCCATCTCTTCACTAGACCTCTACGCAGAGTAG
- a CDS encoding DUF6787 family protein, with amino-acid sequence MQKLKERWEIDKNWQLIYIFLGIIGLLACGFFVARKIIPNTFEDVMYEYLFVLGVTIVNAYIFYLIAMWLFKKLGPKWNVEYRWELIAIFIVFAITGSASARLSGPVLEWIGLDRDTTSGWIFWPLRLLIIFPFYQVLLVFMGWLFGQFDFFWKFEKKMLARFGIQLDKENDN; translated from the coding sequence ATGCAAAAACTTAAAGAACGCTGGGAAATAGACAAAAACTGGCAACTCATCTATATTTTTCTAGGAATCATAGGCCTTCTCGCCTGTGGTTTTTTTGTGGCTCGCAAGATCATTCCCAACACTTTTGAGGATGTGATGTATGAGTACTTATTTGTCTTGGGTGTTACGATCGTCAATGCTTATATCTTCTATCTTATAGCCATGTGGCTCTTCAAAAAATTGGGGCCAAAATGGAACGTCGAGTATCGCTGGGAATTGATTGCCATCTTTATTGTTTTTGCCATAACAGGATCGGCATCGGCACGATTATCTGGACCGGTTTTAGAATGGATAGGCCTGGATAGAGATACCACAAGCGGTTGGATTTTCTGGCCTTTACGATTATTGATCATTTTCCCTTTTTATCAGGTATTGCTAGTTTTTATGGGTTGGCTTTTTGGCCAATTTGACTTTTTCTGGAAGTTTGAAAAGAAGATGTTAGCCAGATTCGGAATCCAACTGGATAAAGAGAACGATAATTAG
- a CDS encoding DUF937 domain-containing protein, with translation MASILDLLQTEMGQTLIQGAAQKTNTSPDKTANVLSQAMPLILGAMQRNAKTPEGAASLSNALSDSRHNGGVLDMLGGLFGDGPGSPDDLEQDGAGILKHVLGGKQPQVESAISSSSGVDMQSVGQIIKIAAPIIMGLLGKQKQEQQISQNGIGDLLGSVLGQSGSHDQSFLTTILDADGDGSIIDDVAGMVLGGDKKKKGGLGGMLGGFFGK, from the coding sequence ATGGCTTCTATATTAGACCTTTTACAAACTGAAATGGGGCAAACGCTTATCCAAGGAGCTGCCCAAAAAACAAACACTTCACCTGATAAGACAGCAAATGTCTTATCTCAGGCCATGCCGCTTATTCTAGGCGCGATGCAACGCAATGCAAAAACCCCAGAAGGTGCAGCCTCACTTTCAAACGCGTTGAGTGATTCACGACACAATGGTGGCGTGCTGGATATGTTGGGTGGATTATTTGGTGATGGACCAGGCAGTCCAGACGATCTGGAGCAAGATGGCGCTGGAATACTAAAGCATGTTCTAGGTGGCAAACAACCGCAAGTGGAAAGCGCGATATCATCTTCAAGTGGTGTGGACATGCAGTCTGTAGGCCAAATCATCAAGATCGCCGCTCCTATCATTATGGGGCTTTTAGGAAAGCAAAAACAAGAACAACAAATAAGTCAAAACGGCATAGGTGACCTTCTGGGATCTGTGCTGGGTCAATCTGGTAGCCATGATCAATCCTTTTTGACCACCATTCTAGACGCAGATGGTGATGGTAGCATCATCGATGATGTTGCTGGAATGGTTCTAGGTGGAGACAAAAAGAAAAAAGGTGGTTTAGGCGGTATGCTGGGTGGCTTTTTTGGAAAATAA